A window of the Deltaproteobacteria bacterium GWC2_55_46 genome harbors these coding sequences:
- a CDS encoding beta-ketoacyl-[acyl-carrier-protein] synthase II has product MRRVVVTGIGIISPLGAGVDKSWQAAIEGRSGIREITRFDIKDFPVRIAGEVPDFDPLQYIEKKEVKKMDLFIQYALAASCMAFEDSGFKITEENAESVGVCIGAGIGGLPAIENWYNVLREKGPDRITPFFIPMVIINMASGQVSIKLGAKGPNSCAVTACATGTHSIGDACRLIQTGMADVMIAGGTESTITPLCVAGFNSMKALSTRNDDPQAASRPFDKDRDGFVIGEGSGVLVLEEMESARKRGAKIYAEVVGYGLNADANHMTTPAPNGEGAARCMKMALKSAGVNPDEVGYINAHGTSTYYNDLYETMAIKTVFGEHARKLAVSSTKGVTGHLLGAAGGIEAAFTALSLYLGVLPPTINYTTPDPECDLDYVPNVARDARMKVALSNSFGFGGTNGVLAFKRFE; this is encoded by the coding sequence ATGAGAAGGGTAGTAGTAACAGGCATAGGCATCATAAGCCCGCTCGGCGCAGGGGTTGATAAATCCTGGCAGGCCGCTATCGAGGGGCGCTCCGGCATACGGGAGATAACCCGTTTCGATATAAAGGACTTTCCGGTAAGGATAGCCGGGGAGGTCCCTGACTTCGATCCGCTCCAGTATATCGAGAAGAAAGAGGTCAAGAAGATGGACCTCTTCATCCAGTACGCCCTTGCCGCTAGTTGTATGGCCTTTGAGGACTCCGGCTTTAAGATAACGGAAGAGAACGCCGAATCGGTCGGCGTCTGCATAGGCGCCGGCATAGGCGGCCTCCCTGCGATCGAGAACTGGTATAACGTGCTCAGGGAGAAGGGGCCCGACAGGATCACCCCGTTTTTCATACCCATGGTCATCATAAACATGGCCTCCGGTCAGGTCTCAATAAAGCTCGGCGCCAAGGGACCCAATAGCTGCGCGGTTACGGCTTGCGCTACCGGCACCCATTCAATAGGAGACGCCTGCAGGCTCATCCAGACCGGCATGGCCGATGTGATGATCGCGGGCGGGACCGAGTCGACCATCACGCCGCTATGCGTTGCCGGTTTCAACTCCATGAAGGCCCTTTCCACCAGGAACGACGACCCTCAGGCTGCGAGCAGGCCTTTTGACAAGGACAGGGACGGCTTTGTAATAGGCGAGGGGAGCGGGGTGCTGGTCCTCGAAGAGATGGAGTCCGCCAGGAAAAGAGGGGCGAAGATATACGCCGAGGTGGTGGGCTACGGGTTGAACGCCGACGCCAACCACATGACCACGCCTGCGCCGAATGGCGAAGGGGCTGCCAGGTGCATGAAGATGGCCTTGAAGAGCGCCGGTGTAAACCCGGATGAAGTTGGCTACATAAACGCTCACGGCACTTCTACATATTATAACGACCTTTACGAGACCATGGCGATAAAGACCGTCTTCGGGGAGCACGCCCGGAAGCTTGCGGTAAGCTCCACAAAGGGCGTGACAGGCCATCTCCTTGGCGCAGCCGGAGGCATAGAGGCGGCTTTTACGGCGCTCTCCCTTTACCTCGGCGTGCTCCCGCCGACCATCAACTATACCACCCCTGACCCGGAGTGCGACCTGGATTATGTCCCGAACGTTGCGAGGGATGCCAGGATGAAGGTGGCCCTCTCCAATTCCTTCGGCTTCGGGGGCACCAACGGGGTCCTCGCCTTTAAACGCTTCGAGTAG
- a CDS encoding [acyl-carrier-protein] S-malonyltransferase, with translation MSKTAFVFPGQGSQSVGMARGFFDSSESARSIFEKANDAMGMDLARLAFDGPQEMLDKTEYTQPALLTASIAVLLALREKSAFTPVCFAGHSLGEYTALVAAGALDFSDAVRLVHLRGKFMQESVPQGVGKMCAILGLDLGAVEAICDSASMDSARVVPANINSPEQIVISGHAAAVDIAANLAKERGAKRVIPLQVSAPSHSPLMEKAAGRLGEELDRITLNGLKAPVYTNVEAAPLIDSARIKELLCLQLISPVRWVDTVRAMKADGVDTIIEVGPGKVLAGLVKRIEKDINALSLSEPADLEKVLGVLGA, from the coding sequence TTGAGCAAGACAGCCTTTGTTTTTCCGGGCCAGGGTTCGCAGTCCGTCGGGATGGCCAGGGGTTTTTTCGATTCTTCTGAAAGCGCCAGGAGTATCTTTGAAAAGGCAAATGATGCGATGGGCATGGACCTCGCCAGGCTCGCCTTCGACGGCCCGCAGGAGATGCTCGACAAGACCGAGTACACTCAGCCGGCCCTCCTTACGGCTTCTATAGCCGTCCTTTTGGCCTTGAGGGAGAAGAGCGCTTTTACGCCGGTCTGCTTCGCGGGTCACAGCCTTGGCGAGTATACGGCGCTTGTCGCCGCGGGCGCGCTCGATTTCAGCGACGCCGTGCGCCTGGTGCACCTGAGGGGAAAGTTCATGCAGGAGAGCGTCCCGCAGGGCGTCGGCAAGATGTGCGCTATACTCGGACTTGACCTCGGAGCCGTCGAGGCTATCTGCGATTCCGCGAGCATGGATTCCGCCAGGGTAGTTCCAGCCAACATAAACAGCCCCGAGCAGATTGTCATATCTGGCCACGCCGCAGCCGTCGATATCGCCGCGAACCTTGCCAAAGAGCGCGGGGCAAAGCGGGTCATCCCCTTGCAGGTGAGCGCCCCATCCCATTCGCCGCTCATGGAGAAGGCCGCTGGGAGGCTCGGTGAGGAGCTCGACAGGATAACGTTGAACGGTTTGAAGGCCCCGGTATATACGAACGTCGAGGCCGCGCCGCTTATTGACAGCGCGAGGATAAAAGAGCTTCTGTGCCTTCAGCTAATAAGCCCCGTAAGGTGGGTGGACACCGTAAGGGCGATGAAGGCCGACGGCGTTGATACGATAATCGAGGTGGGCCCGGGAAAGGTGCTTGCCGGCCTTGTTAAAAGGATAGAGAAGGATATCAACGCCTTGAGCTTGAGCGAACCGGCTGACCTGGAGAAGGTCCTGGGCGTGCTCGGGGCGTAG
- a CDS encoding lipoyl synthase codes for MKRLPPWAKKTLGPSDKLHEVKSILRKRNLHTVCESARCPNIGECFSKPTATFMILGDVCTRTCGFCSIDKSGSPLLVDPHEPANIALAASEMRLKHVVITSVTRDDLPDGGSGQFALTIKAVKDNISGILVEVLTPDFKGEKEALSTVLEAGPDIFNHNLETVPSLYPRVRPQADYQRSLEVICSARRPGILTKSGIMVGLGETGEEVRSLLRDLKSAGCDAVTIGQYLRPTRESLEVVEYVEPEVFKEYEEYGRSIGFQHVYSGTFVRSSYNAEKLLNRISD; via the coding sequence ATGAAAAGACTTCCACCATGGGCAAAAAAGACCCTCGGGCCCTCTGATAAGCTCCATGAGGTGAAATCCATCCTCCGGAAGAGGAACCTCCATACGGTCTGCGAGTCGGCCAGGTGCCCCAACATAGGCGAATGCTTCTCTAAGCCGACGGCCACTTTCATGATATTGGGGGACGTCTGCACCAGGACCTGCGGCTTCTGCTCGATAGATAAATCGGGCAGTCCGCTGCTGGTAGACCCCCATGAGCCGGCTAACATAGCCCTTGCGGCCTCCGAGATGAGACTCAAGCATGTGGTCATAACATCGGTCACCAGGGACGACCTTCCGGATGGCGGATCGGGGCAATTTGCCTTGACAATCAAGGCGGTTAAGGATAACATTTCGGGCATTTTAGTAGAGGTGCTGACCCCTGATTTCAAGGGGGAAAAAGAGGCGCTTTCGACCGTTCTTGAGGCCGGCCCGGATATCTTTAACCACAACCTCGAGACGGTCCCGTCCCTTTACCCCAGGGTAAGGCCGCAGGCAGACTACCAGAGGTCCCTTGAGGTCATCTGTTCTGCCCGTCGCCCGGGCATCTTGACGAAATCCGGCATAATGGTCGGCCTCGGAGAGACCGGGGAAGAGGTCAGGAGCCTTCTAAGGGACCTTAAGAGCGCCGGCTGCGACGCGGTGACCATAGGCCAGTACCTGAGGCCCACAAGGGAGAGCCTCGAAGTAGTGGAGTACGTAGAGCCGGAGGTCTTCAAGGAATACGAGGAGTACGGCAGAAGCATAGGCTTCCAGCACGTATACTCCGGGACTTTCGTGAGAAGCTCTTATAACGCTGAGAAGCTATTAAACAGGATATCAGACTGA
- a CDS encoding 3-oxoacyl-ACP synthase, giving the protein MLRSRVIGTGSYVPARVLTNHDLEKMVETSDDWIATRTGIKERRIAVDEPTSDMASKAAKAALKAAGVQAKDIDLVVVGTVTPDMAFPSTACSVQSQLGIRAGAAAFDVSAACSGFLYALDIADKYLKSGGAKKALVIGVDRFSKLIDWKDRTTCVLFGDGAGAVVLSAEKGSKGVLSTRIHSDGRHWDMLYCKSTCPPNPFEEGAGPEYLVMNGNETFKLAVRTMGQAIKEVMEETGLTSEDISLLIPHQANMRIINAARERLHLTEDRVFTNLERYGNTSAGSIPIALDEAVREGKVKDNDIVLFVAFGGGLTWASAALRW; this is encoded by the coding sequence ATGTTGAGGTCAAGGGTCATAGGCACAGGCTCATACGTGCCCGCCAGGGTGCTCACCAACCACGACCTGGAGAAGATGGTGGAGACCTCCGACGACTGGATCGCCACCCGCACAGGCATAAAAGAGCGGAGGATCGCGGTCGATGAGCCTACCTCCGACATGGCTTCCAAGGCGGCAAAGGCGGCTCTGAAGGCCGCCGGGGTACAGGCAAAGGATATAGATCTTGTCGTAGTAGGCACCGTAACGCCTGATATGGCATTCCCGTCAACCGCCTGCTCAGTCCAGTCCCAGCTCGGCATCCGCGCCGGGGCAGCTGCCTTCGATGTTTCCGCGGCCTGCTCAGGCTTCCTTTACGCTCTCGATATAGCAGACAAGTATCTTAAGTCAGGCGGGGCCAAAAAGGCCCTTGTCATCGGCGTTGACAGGTTCTCCAAGCTCATAGACTGGAAGGACAGGACGACGTGCGTCCTTTTCGGCGACGGCGCCGGCGCGGTCGTCCTCTCCGCTGAAAAAGGCTCAAAAGGGGTGCTCTCTACCCGCATACATTCCGACGGCAGGCACTGGGACATGCTCTATTGCAAGAGCACCTGCCCGCCGAACCCGTTCGAAGAAGGGGCCGGGCCAGAATACCTCGTGATGAACGGCAACGAGACCTTCAAGCTCGCGGTAAGGACGATGGGGCAGGCCATAAAGGAGGTCATGGAGGAGACGGGGCTAACTTCCGAGGACATCTCCCTCCTTATCCCCCACCAGGCCAATATGAGGATAATAAACGCCGCCAGGGAACGGCTTCACCTTACGGAAGACAGGGTATTCACGAACCTCGAAAGATACGGCAATACCTCGGCCGGTTCCATCCCCATAGCCCTTGACGAGGCCGTGAGGGAAGGCAAGGTGAAGGATAACGATATCGTCCTCTTTGTCGCCTTCGGCGGAGGGCTCACATGGGCGTCAGCAGCCCTCAGGTGGTAA
- a CDS encoding phosphate acyltransferase → MKIAVDAMGGDHAPAVVVEGAIRAASELNIPIILVGDRARVEDELGRHNASAPNISIVHASEVVGMDESPAQAIRKKKDSSLRVCFDLVRSGEAGAVVSAGNSGAAMAAGIFLFKKIKGVDRPAIAVSVPTMKDQAVLLDVGGNVDCKPVHLFQFALMGDVYARYVLRKDRPRVGLLSNGEEEGKGNELTREAHAILKGSSINYIGYVEGRDIYHGEVDVVVADGFVGNVVLKLSEGLVEALTTMLKNEIMASLPARLGYLLSRGAFRNLKKKMDYAEYGGAPLLGIEGVCIISHGRSNAKAMRNAILRAHEYAKNRVNLHLMEEIEKYHDLMKLGRSEAASGS, encoded by the coding sequence ATGAAGATAGCCGTTGACGCGATGGGCGGGGACCATGCCCCCGCCGTGGTTGTTGAAGGGGCCATCCGGGCCGCGAGCGAACTGAATATCCCCATCATCCTTGTGGGCGACAGGGCGCGCGTGGAAGACGAGCTCGGAAGACACAATGCCTCCGCCCCCAATATCTCCATAGTCCACGCCTCCGAGGTGGTGGGCATGGACGAATCCCCAGCACAGGCCATACGGAAAAAGAAGGACTCGTCGCTCCGGGTCTGTTTCGACCTCGTGCGCTCGGGCGAAGCAGGGGCTGTGGTAAGCGCCGGCAACTCCGGGGCCGCCATGGCAGCCGGCATATTCCTCTTCAAGAAGATAAAGGGCGTTGACAGGCCCGCTATCGCCGTGAGCGTGCCCACCATGAAAGACCAGGCGGTGCTCCTGGACGTTGGCGGCAACGTCGACTGCAAGCCCGTGCACCTGTTTCAGTTCGCGCTCATGGGCGACGTCTACGCCAGGTACGTCCTCAGGAAGGACAGGCCCAGGGTCGGCCTCCTCTCCAACGGAGAAGAGGAGGGTAAGGGGAACGAGCTGACGAGAGAGGCCCATGCCATTTTGAAGGGCTCCTCCATAAACTATATCGGCTACGTCGAGGGCAGGGACATATACCATGGCGAAGTAGACGTGGTCGTAGCCGACGGCTTCGTCGGAAACGTCGTCCTCAAGCTCAGCGAAGGCCTTGTAGAGGCCTTAACGACCATGCTTAAAAACGAGATCATGGCGAGCCTTCCGGCAAGGCTTGGCTACCTCCTTTCCAGGGGCGCCTTCCGGAACCTCAAGAAAAAGATGGATTACGCGGAGTACGGCGGAGCGCCGCTCCTTGGCATAGAGGGCGTGTGCATCATAAGCCACGGCAGGTCGAACGCCAAGGCCATGCGTAACGCTATTCTTCGGGCTCATGAGTACGCCAAAAACAGGGTCAACCTACACCTCATGGAAGAGATAGAAAAATACCATGACCTTATGAAGCTGGGCCGGAGCGAGGCCGCTTCCGGGAGCTAA
- a CDS encoding acyl carrier protein, translated as MSVENKVKKIIIDQLDVTEEEVTSPASFVDDLGADSLDTVEMVMAFEEEFGIEIPDEDAEKIKTVQDAVEYIKKKTGK; from the coding sequence ATGTCTGTTGAGAATAAGGTCAAGAAGATAATAATAGACCAGTTGGACGTGACCGAGGAAGAGGTGACTTCCCCGGCCTCTTTCGTCGACGACCTTGGAGCTGATTCGCTCGACACGGTCGAGATGGTCATGGCCTTTGAAGAGGAGTTCGGGATCGAGATCCCGGATGAGGACGCCGAGAAGATAAAGACAGTCCAGGACGCGGTGGAGTACATAAAGAAGAAGACAGGCAAGTAA
- a CDS encoding 50S ribosomal protein L32: MPNPKKRHSKCKRGQRRSHDSLSAPAVSTCPQCGEPKRPHHVCPSCGTYKGRTVIKKEEAI, from the coding sequence ATGCCGAATCCAAAGAAGAGACATTCCAAGTGCAAAAGGGGGCAGAGAAGGAGCCATGATTCACTGTCCGCTCCGGCGGTCTCCACTTGCCCCCAGTGCGGCGAGCCAAAGCGCCCCCATCACGTCTGCCCGAGCTGCGGCACCTATAAGGGCAGGACTGTGATAAAGAAGGAAGAGGCCATCTAA
- a CDS encoding alanine transaminase, translated as MEEFHRIKRLPPYVFNIVTDLKVAARKRGEDIIDFGMGNPDQPTPGHIVDKLVEAAHNPRNHRYSASRGIYKLRLAIADWYKNRFNVEIDPETEAVATIGSKEGIAHLALAIIGPGDVVFVPNPTYPIHAYSVIIAGGDLRSIPLLPGVDFFDELQKAVKQTWPRPKMLIINFPHNPTTLVVDRDFFVKIVDFAKENDLMVVHDLAYADIVFDGYKAPSFLEVPGAKDVGVEFFTLSKSYNMPGWRVGFAVGNRKMIAALTRIKSYLDYGMFQPIQIAGIIALNGPQECVSEMCKIYESRRNALIESFGKAGWEIEKPKASMFVWAKIPEPFAAMKSIEFSKFLLNKAKVAVSPGIGFGEYGDDYVRLALVENEHRVRQAAKCIKKAFESSVKQVIG; from the coding sequence ATGGAAGAGTTCCACAGGATAAAAAGGCTTCCCCCCTATGTCTTCAACATAGTGACGGATCTTAAGGTGGCCGCCAGGAAAAGGGGCGAGGACATCATCGACTTCGGCATGGGCAACCCCGACCAGCCGACCCCCGGACATATAGTCGACAAGCTCGTAGAGGCCGCCCACAACCCGAGGAACCACAGGTATTCGGCCTCAAGGGGCATATATAAGCTCAGGCTCGCCATAGCCGACTGGTACAAGAACCGGTTTAACGTGGAGATAGACCCTGAGACCGAGGCGGTGGCGACCATCGGCTCGAAGGAGGGGATAGCCCACCTTGCCCTCGCCATAATCGGGCCGGGGGACGTGGTCTTTGTGCCCAACCCCACATACCCGATCCACGCCTACTCGGTCATCATCGCAGGCGGCGACTTAAGGAGCATACCTTTGTTGCCGGGCGTCGATTTTTTCGATGAGCTGCAGAAGGCCGTAAAGCAGACCTGGCCCAGGCCGAAGATGCTGATAATAAACTTCCCCCATAACCCCACGACCCTGGTGGTAGACAGGGACTTTTTCGTAAAGATAGTCGACTTCGCGAAGGAGAACGACCTGATGGTCGTCCACGACCTCGCTTATGCCGACATCGTATTTGACGGGTACAAGGCCCCGAGCTTCCTCGAAGTACCCGGCGCCAAGGACGTGGGTGTTGAGTTCTTCACGCTCTCCAAGAGCTACAACATGCCGGGCTGGAGGGTTGGCTTCGCCGTGGGCAACAGGAAGATGATAGCCGCTCTCACCAGGATAAAGAGCTATCTCGACTATGGCATGTTCCAGCCGATACAGATAGCGGGCATCATAGCCCTTAACGGCCCGCAGGAGTGCGTCTCCGAGATGTGCAAGATATACGAGTCGAGGAGGAACGCCCTCATAGAGAGCTTCGGCAAGGCCGGCTGGGAGATAGAAAAGCCAAAGGCGAGCATGTTCGTGTGGGCCAAGATACCGGAGCCATTTGCCGCGATGAAATCCATTGAGTTCTCGAAGTTCCTCCTTAACAAGGCAAAGGTCGCGGTCTCACCCGGAATAGGCTTCGGCGAGTACGGCGACGATTACGTAAGGCTCGCCCTCGTAGAGAACGAGCACAGGGTGCGCCAGGCGGCCAAGTGCATAAAGAAGGCCTTCGAGTCTTCAGTCAAGCAGGTCATCGGATGA
- a CDS encoding ribose 5-phosphate isomerase B produces MEKIAIASDHAGRELKDDLKEFLSSMGVDVLDMGVNDDKSVDYPDYGIPLSEKVSKGEIARGILVCGTGIGMSILANKFKNVRAALVADVFTARMAKEHNDANILVIGGRIVGKGLAREMLRTWIETRFEGGRHQKRLDKITEIEKRNHK; encoded by the coding sequence ATGGAAAAGATTGCCATAGCCAGCGACCACGCAGGCAGGGAACTCAAGGATGACCTGAAGGAATTTCTCTCCTCCATGGGCGTGGATGTCCTCGACATGGGCGTTAACGACGACAAGTCCGTGGACTATCCTGACTACGGCATACCTTTGTCGGAAAAGGTCTCAAAAGGCGAGATAGCCAGGGGCATTCTGGTCTGCGGCACCGGGATAGGCATGAGCATACTCGCCAACAAGTTCAAGAACGTCAGGGCCGCTCTCGTAGCCGATGTATTTACCGCCAGGATGGCCAAAGAGCACAATGACGCGAATATCCTCGTCATCGGCGGCAGGATAGTCGGCAAGGGGCTCGCCAGAGAGATGCTCAGGACCTGGATAGAGACCAGGTTCGAGGGCGGCAGGCACCAGAAGCGGCTCGATAAGATAACCGAGATAGAGAAGAGGAACCACAAATAG
- the glyA gene encoding serine hydroxymethyltransferase (catalyzes the reaction of glycine with 5,10-methylenetetrahydrofolate to form L-serine and tetrahydrofolate), whose protein sequence is MALKEFDPEVFEAIRLETERQEWKLELIASENFVSEAVLEAAGSVMTNKYAEGYPGKRYYGGCEFVDIVERLAIERAKKLFGADHVNVQPHSGSQANMAVYMSTVKPGETVMGMDLSHGGHLTHGSPVNFSGQLYNIVFYGVRPDDHRIDMDQARTLAKKHRPKLIVVGASAYPRIIDFKAFREVADEVGAKVMVDIAHIAGLVATGLHPSPVPYAEFVTTTTHKTLRGPRSGMIMCREEFAKAVDKQIFPGIQGGPLMHVIAAKAVAFKEALDASFTTYQKQILANAKVLAQEIMDRGYSLVSGGTDNHLMLVDLTKQDITGKEGEEALVKAGITVNKNTIPFETRSPFVTSGVRIGVPAATTKGMKEAEMSIIAGLIDRALKQRSDETALAAIKAEVKELCSRFPFYTSRLDKATV, encoded by the coding sequence ATGGCTCTCAAGGAATTCGACCCGGAGGTCTTCGAAGCGATACGGCTTGAAACCGAACGGCAGGAGTGGAAGCTCGAGCTCATAGCGTCCGAGAACTTCGTAAGCGAAGCCGTGCTGGAAGCCGCCGGAAGCGTAATGACCAACAAGTACGCTGAAGGCTACCCCGGAAAGCGTTATTACGGCGGCTGCGAGTTCGTCGACATAGTCGAGAGGCTCGCTATAGAACGGGCGAAGAAGCTTTTCGGGGCAGACCACGTGAACGTGCAGCCCCATTCAGGCTCGCAGGCCAACATGGCAGTCTACATGTCGACTGTAAAGCCCGGCGAGACCGTCATGGGCATGGACCTCTCCCACGGGGGCCATCTTACCCACGGGAGCCCGGTGAACTTCTCAGGCCAGCTCTATAACATAGTCTTCTACGGCGTCCGTCCCGACGACCACAGGATAGACATGGACCAGGCGAGGACGCTTGCGAAGAAGCATCGGCCAAAGCTCATCGTGGTCGGCGCGAGCGCGTACCCGAGGATAATCGACTTCAAGGCGTTCAGGGAAGTGGCTGACGAGGTCGGGGCAAAGGTCATGGTAGATATCGCCCATATAGCCGGCCTTGTGGCAACGGGCCTTCACCCGAGCCCGGTCCCCTATGCCGAGTTCGTTACCACCACTACCCACAAGACGCTCCGCGGGCCGAGAAGCGGCATGATAATGTGCAGGGAAGAGTTCGCGAAGGCCGTAGACAAGCAGATATTCCCCGGCATACAGGGCGGCCCCCTCATGCATGTGATAGCGGCAAAGGCGGTCGCCTTCAAGGAGGCGCTCGATGCGTCATTCACCACCTATCAGAAGCAGATTCTTGCCAACGCCAAGGTCCTCGCGCAAGAGATCATGGACAGGGGCTATTCGCTCGTCTCAGGCGGCACCGACAACCACCTGATGCTCGTGGACCTCACGAAGCAGGACATAACAGGCAAGGAAGGCGAAGAGGCCCTTGTGAAGGCCGGCATAACCGTGAACAAGAATACCATCCCGTTCGAGACCAGGAGCCCGTTTGTCACAAGCGGCGTGAGGATCGGTGTGCCTGCCGCCACCACCAAGGGCATGAAAGAGGCCGAGATGAGTATAATAGCCGGCTTGATCGACAGGGCCCTGAAGCAGAGGTCGGACGAGACGGCTTTGGCTGCCATCAAGGCCGAGGTAAAGGAGCTTTGCTCCAGGTTCCCGTTCTATACCAGCAGGCTCGATAAGGCTACTGTTTAG
- a CDS encoding DNA-binding protein, with translation MAKPMTKAKAIEALSAKTGLTKKDVSNLLSNLAGLAYKEAKNSFTIPGIGKLVLVNRKARKGRNPQTGAAIKIPAKKVVKFRVAKACKDSVLGK, from the coding sequence ATGGCAAAACCCATGACAAAAGCAAAGGCAATTGAAGCGCTGTCCGCTAAAACAGGTCTGACAAAGAAGGACGTTTCGAACCTCTTATCCAACCTTGCAGGGCTCGCCTATAAAGAAGCCAAGAACTCCTTTACCATCCCAGGTATAGGCAAGCTCGTGCTTGTGAACAGGAAAGCCAGGAAGGGCAGGAACCCCCAGACAGGAGCGGCCATCAAGATCCCGGCCAAGAAGGTCGTTAAGTTCAGGGTGGCAAAGGCATGCAAGGACTCGGTGCTTGGGAAATAG
- a CDS encoding 3-oxoacyl-[acyl-carrier-protein] reductase, producing MNVSGRVALVTGGGQGIGRSIAEKLASYGADVVIIDVNLEKAQEAADAIKAMGRKSMALKVDVTSLKDCEEMAERVFKEMEAIHILVNNAGITRDGLILRMTEQDWDAVLNVNLKGAFNCTKAVLKYMTKMRWGRIINIASVVGEIGNAGQANYSASKAGLIGLTKTVAREFASRNITCNAVAPGFIETAMTDALSDKVKEELMARIPLGRLGGPADVANGVLFLASNASSYITGHVIDINGGMAM from the coding sequence ATGAATGTAAGCGGCAGGGTAGCGCTCGTGACCGGAGGCGGCCAGGGCATAGGCAGATCGATAGCGGAAAAGCTCGCCTCTTACGGGGCGGACGTGGTCATAATAGACGTAAACCTGGAGAAGGCCCAGGAGGCGGCTGACGCGATCAAGGCGATGGGCAGGAAGTCGATGGCCCTCAAGGTCGACGTCACGAGCCTTAAAGATTGCGAGGAGATGGCCGAGCGTGTCTTCAAGGAGATGGAGGCCATCCATATCCTCGTCAACAACGCCGGAATAACCAGGGACGGGCTCATATTGAGGATGACGGAACAGGACTGGGACGCGGTGCTGAACGTGAACCTCAAGGGCGCCTTCAACTGCACGAAGGCGGTGCTTAAATACATGACCAAGATGCGCTGGGGCAGGATAATAAACATCGCCTCGGTGGTGGGTGAGATAGGCAACGCCGGACAGGCCAACTACTCCGCGAGCAAGGCGGGCCTCATTGGGCTCACCAAGACGGTCGCCAGGGAGTTCGCGAGCAGGAACATAACCTGCAACGCCGTTGCCCCGGGCTTCATAGAGACCGCCATGACAGACGCCCTCTCCGACAAGGTAAAAGAGGAGCTTATGGCGAGGATACCATTAGGCAGGCTCGGCGGCCCCGCTGACGTCGCCAACGGGGTCTTATTCCTCGCCTCCAACGCGTCGAGCTACATAACCGGCCATGTCATCGATATCAACGGCGGAATGGCGATGTAA